AGCTATATATGATACAGCAGTAGTGGATGCAGAAAATTATGAACCTTTTTAGTTGGGTCATATGTAACATACAAGGGCACAATACGTATAATAAACAGTGTGATGCTTCTTTGATTTGCATAGCAGTGACTGCCTTGAGACCTCAGGCCTCAGCACTCAACCCCCACCCCTACCCACCGCATAATTATGGTTCGATTTGCCTTGCACTCCTCTTATGACTCAAATACTGATCATTTGTTTTTGTTAGGTCAATGCATCAGATGTCATCATTTTGGAGGGGATCTTAGTTTTTCATGACCAAAAGGTTCGTGATTTGATGGACATGAAAATTTTTGTTGACACAGGTTTGTGCCTTAGTGGCCCTTCTCTTTGTTAGATATGTGCTTATCAATACCATGGTGGCTGTTTAAGACAAGTGTATGCTTAATTAGTATTGCAACTTTAATTGGTTACTCGTATTAGATCTTTGATCATTTATCCATATCTGCTGTTCTTTTGTGCATGCATGTAGATGCTGATATTAGGCTTGCTCGACGTATAAGGCGTGATACAGTTGAAAGAGGTAGAGATGTTATCTCGGTGCTTGAACAGGTATTTGAACACTGTATCATTGTCCCACTTTCTTTTTAACTGATGCTACTTGCATATGTTACAAATACCTCCATGCTATTATGCCTGCGGCAAGCGTAAAATATGGCACTCTAATATGAATTTCCATTGAAATAATCAGTATGGGAGGTTTGTGAAGCCTGCCTTCGATGATTTTGTCCTGCCTTCCAAGAAATATGCTGATGTGATCATACCAAAAGGGGGAGATAATCATGTTGCAATTGATTTAATCGTGCAACACATCCGTACAAAACTTGGTCAGCATGACTTGTGCAAAATCTACCCAAATGTCTTTGTAGTTCACACAACTTTCCAGGTACACTTAACACTGTTCCTCTTAAGCTTTACAATGTTCTTAGCTTTGCAAACTCTTGATGCTTTGGATGATTCATCTGAACAGATACGAGGAATGCATACTCTGATTCGTGACAAGAACATTACAACACCTGACTTTGTTTTCTACTCAGATCGGCTGATCCGTCTGGTACTGCTCTTAGTTCCTATGACCTCTACTAATTTTTTAATACAGTGTCCAGTTTGAGAGCTACTCAATGTAAATTAATGTATACTGACACATTTTTTTTTGTATGTAAAATGTCTTCTAGGTAGTTGAGCATGGTCTTGGGCATTTGCCATTTACAGAGAAGCAGGTCGTTACACCAACAGGTATATCATTGGCATCCTTTTCTCATAAACCTTCTTTTTTGTTTATTGTAATATGTCATATACGTTATTGTTTGGCATAATTTATCATAATATATATGTTCTTTCTTCAAATTGGCTCTCTAACCTTATAGCATGGGCAGTAATGGTATATTAGAATATTCAGCAAAGGGAAGGAACATGTTTTAGCAAAACTGGGTTTTCTTTGAATGGACATGGCATTTGCTATTTTCTATTCATATTTGTAGGCTTTCCCAGAACCATTGAGATCCTATGTCTGTTTTGTTGATGACTGTTTCTGATTGTTTTTGCAATAAACATCAAGGAGAATTTATGTTAATTTACTTATTATATATGCTTTGCCGTATAAATATTAAGTGTGATTGTTGAACGCTGTAGTTGCCCCTAAAAAATGTTAAACCTTATTTTCCTTGGCATCGAGTACCAGAGTTTGTATCGGGATATAGTAGCTTATGGTTTTAAAGACAAAAGAAGAGATTGTATTCCTTAACCTGTTGTGCATCATGAATTTCGTTTGGCTCTTCCCAGAATGAATGTGAATGAAACCTTCTGGAAGCTCTAGTGCTCCTAAAAGATTTTCTTCTATCTACTGTCCATTTCTTCCATAACTGCTCTAATGTTCCATATTTTTAGGATATAGTAAAAAATTGAACATTTACAATCTACTGTATAATGACTGTTTGTCCTGTGTCCAGGATCTGTTTACATGGGAGTTGACTTCTGCAAGAAGCTCTGTGGAGTGTCTATTGTTCGAAGGTAATGCCCAGAATTGTTTTTCTGAGAAATTTTGGTAGCTTAATAGGCAATAAGTTTTTATGTGTTATGGTGCCATCATCTGTATTTTTCCAGTATGATATATCTGGATCAGCACACACTCAATAAATTGCATTCATGAGCACTtcttggatttttctacagacACTATTTGAGATGGACCAAAGTTTCAAGTTCCAGATTTTCTATGCTTTTGCAAATTTGATTTTTCAAGTCATGGTTACAAAACTATAACTTCTGCTATATTTTCCTAGTATGTTACTAGTGACTCTTTAACAGTTAAAAACTGCAGATCAATATGTAGTTATATCTATGATAGTGTTTTCACCTTATTTCCATTTTGGTTTTTCCTAGCCGTATGTTTGCAATGAAATCACTTGTAATATGTTAACatccttctttccttttcttgtGCACATCAAATTGATATCTCCGCAGTGGTGAAAGCATGGAAAATGCTCTGCGTGCTTGCTGTAAGGGGATAAAAATTGGTAAAATTCTAATACATCGGGTTGGAGACAATGGACAGCAAGTAAGATTTCTTAGCACATACTAGTTTCCTTGAAAAGTTAATGAAAACATTTCAGTTTGTGGTATTGTGAACAAACCGAATTTATTTTCTGTACCCAGCTCATATACCATAAGCTTCCAATGGATATTGCTGAACGTCATGTTTTGCTTTTGGATCCTGTGCTTGGTACAGGTTAGCATTGCATATTAGTTCTTCCATTTTATCTATGAGTTCCTTTTGCATGCTTGTTTGGATTCCAAACTGATACATGCTTGTTGGTTAGCTACTGGCTGAAGTTTCTTATCTTGTTTCTGCAGGTAACTCAGCTAATCAAGCTATTGAGCTTCTTATAAGGAAAGGAGTTCCTGAGGACCGGATCATTTTTCTTAATCTCATCTCGGTAAAAGTTCTCTTGCTGAGTTGTAGATTGGTTACTCCTGCATCTTCCTGTTCTTTTTGGTCAGTTTATTTATCTCTCTTTCACAAACAGGCCCCTGAAGGCGTCAATTGTGTCTGCAAGCGCTTCCCTCGTTTGAAGATTGTAACCTCAGAGATTGATGGCGGATTGAACGAGGAATATCGGGTCATCCCGGGACTTGGAGAGTATGGGGATCGCTACTTTGGCACAGACTAATCCATGCTTGGAACTGCTGTAGAGCTAGTTGGCAGTGTGAAAAGATACTCAAGCTAGAGCTAACATCACCGTGACAGATATACTGGTGTTTGGTTGGTTATGATATACTGGAAGCAAACGTGGAAAGGTCTTTCCCCGGAGTTGCTGAAACCGTGTGGTCTTGTCCATTATCACATGACTGGGTATTACTGTTGGTTCTCTTGTTGTGTCCGTGTGTGACAAACAGAATCTGGTTTGCATTTTGAAGCTCCTGGCTGAATGGACCTGTTCCTCCTCAGTTACAGGCCCGCGAAATGTATGACTAAACCCTGTTTCCCGGCTTCCAACAGATGCCGTGCGATCTCAGCTGTGATTGAACTGAGTTCCCGAATGAAATTCAATGGTAGTGGCAATCATAATTGCAGAGTATTCGCTGTGTTGGAGAGTGGTGGTGCATTTCTGTACTTTTTTCTCTGTTCATGATTATATCATATACTGGTGAAGTGGTGATGCGTAGTTTGCATTACCAATTCCCTTATTCTAACGCGCATTATTGCGGTTGAGCATTGCTGATCGATCTCAGTTCTCACTAGCCCTTCTTTTGCGAGACGTATGTTGAGTTTGTCGTGGAACGATTCCTTGTTTTGCGAGACGTTCTCTTTCGTGCAGCATCGCAATCGCAACTGCACAAACCACAGGCAACAGAATAAAGTCCGAGGCCGTGTCATCATATGGTTCTTTCGGGCCCGGCCACCCGGCCCAGCAGCAGCTTGTAGCGGTGTCGCCAACCTGGCGCCGGAGGTggtggtgccgccgccgccgggctggAGCGAGCGGGAGGAGAACGCTGCCCGTATGGACGGCGACGCCCTCGTGCCGGCAGCAACATGGCTGCTGGTGCGTGGCGAACCGGACATCTGACAGGATTTGTTCGTGAAACGTGACGGTTCATTTGTGATAGGACTTGGGAGCGAGATCATCGGCTCAGTTTCTTTTATGAaagttttttcttttcttttttttgaacTGCCTTCTTTCATGTAAGGTTGCCGCGGCATACGGTCACCGATTGGTAAGCGACGACAAATACGGCCAGCACAGAATTGAGTGGAAAATGCCACCATGGAAACCGCTCATCTCCAGGGGGGCCGTGGCCTGTGGGTGCAGCAGTTACAGATATTATTATAAATGCCCTCTATAGAAATATAGGAGTGTATATCTTTAGGATGCTCTTCGTTAATGGACATGGTAGGGATCATTTCGCTGGTACTAATAAATCCAAACAAATCCTAGACACCCATGCTGCAGATTCGTTTGCAGGGTTTAGAGAGAGCATCTGGCTGAGCTCGCAAAGCTTAGTTCATCTCATCCATCGGCATTGCACAAATCCTATTGCTTGGGCCTCAGGCCAGCATATTCCTCCCCGTTCCATCACTCATAGTCTCATACCACTTTCTCCATTTCCTTCTGGATCACAAGTTCTGGAACCCAGGTTCCGATTGGTCGCGGCCTGTCTAAGGCCTCCAGAACAAACCTTCAGCGTTTGATCAGTTCCAACTCGGAGCAAAATcccaaaaagggaaaaaaaggaagaaagtTAATGCTCACGATCCTGGTGCCGCCAGGATTAATTGCCTCCTTGGATTGGACAGCGCATAAGTAGATACTATCCATCTCATTCTTCCCAGAGGGAGTACAGGAAAACAGTATAAGAAGGAAGCAATAGATGCAGGCTTGCCTGTTGCCATATAAACCATGCCGCTCCTCTCTGACGACCCGTCGTCCTgcgtctctccctctcctccttcgaGGTCCAAGAGCATGGACTGGAAGGTGAGGGGGGACATGAACAGGCCCCTCCCGGTCATCGCCTTCTTCCTCGGCGCGGCGCTGACGGCGGCGTTCGTCTTCCTCGGCGCGACGCTGGACGTGAACTGGCGGTTCTCCGAGATGGCCGTGTGGGGGAACGGTGCCCGGGACGAGGTTAGCGATCTGGGCACTACTTCTTATGATGATGCAAGATTTATTATTCCTTTGTTCATGTGCCTGCTGTCAAACGAAGATACAAATACTGGAGTTGCAATTGCAGCGGAGGATGCATACGTTGCTGCTCCTTTCAGTAGATTTCAGAGTGAAAGATAACAAACAGCATGGCTGTAATTTCAAATTTTCAGTTTCTGGTAATCCTAAAACCCGCAACAAGGATACATCAGAAAAGAGTTTGATTTTTGAAAGAAGCACATGGTTTATGAATGGAGTGCATCAAAAGGAACCAAGTCGAAATTGATCATGTACATTTTTCTGGAATTCGTTTGAGCTGAATCTGCGGTAAGGTGTGTGGTCGGAAGTTCTGAACCGACGAATAATTTACTGCGTTTCACATTACCTGAACCTGCTACCGGAAATGCAGTTTTTTCCCCTCCATTTCTTTTCCTTTGCAATTACCAGTAATAGAACAAGATCATACAATTTGGTCTTTGGAAAATTGATGATATTTATAGGATCTATCGTAGGTTCATGGATATAGGTGATACCGACTAGGAAATTCATGCCCGATACCATATTGCAAAAATATATCTTTGGCAACTAATGGAGCATAGAATCTAAACCATAGCTAAGTGCCAACTTGAGCTTTTTTCATATCCA
The Panicum hallii strain FIL2 chromosome 6, PHallii_v3.1, whole genome shotgun sequence genome window above contains:
- the LOC112897169 gene encoding uridine kinase-like protein 2, chloroplastic, with product MEDVMDSAVGPHFSGLRLDSRRLSSSSLPSPTSANGNGNGAADAAKGLASPKPDGTRQPFVIGVSGGTASGKTTVCDMIIQQLHDHRVVLVNQDSFYRGLTEEQSEHVQDYNFDHPDAFDTDQLLECMGKLKSGQSVNIPIYDFKNHRRCSESFRKVNASDVIILEGILVFHDQKVRDLMDMKIFVDTDADIRLARRIRRDTVERGRDVISVLEQYGRFVKPAFDDFVLPSKKYADVIIPKGGDNHVAIDLIVQHIRTKLGQHDLCKIYPNVFVVHTTFQIRGMHTLIRDKNITTPDFVFYSDRLIRLVVEHGLGHLPFTEKQVVTPTGSVYMGVDFCKKLCGVSIVRSGESMENALRACCKGIKIGKILIHRVGDNGQQLIYHKLPMDIAERHVLLLDPVLGTGNSANQAIELLIRKGVPEDRIIFLNLISAPEGVNCVCKRFPRLKIVTSEIDGGLNEEYRVIPGLGEYGDRYFGTD